CGGAGCTTGGCCCCATCCTACTGGAAGCGGATGTGGGGAGCGCACTGCATGATGCCTGGAGCCAGGGCCGTGAAGAGCTGCTCAACGCTGTTTGGCTAAAGAGCGACTTCGCCCTGCCTGACTTGCGTAATGCTCTGCAGCGTCGCCTGCGCATCTTTTCCCCTGATGGCCGGGAGTTCTGGTTGCGATTGGCGGATGGCCGGCCGCTCTTGAACGCTTGGCGGGTCCATACCCACTGGCCTAATGGGTTCTGGCACGGCGTGCAGCAAGTCTGGCTACGTGATCATGACGCCCCCGTGTTGGCCTGGAGCAACGTCTATCCCGAACTGGACACCACCCGCCCACAGAACACGCTTGACGCCCAGATCACCCTGGACTGGCCATTGCTGGAAGCCTTGGCGCAACACGAACCGCACTTGCAGGATGCACCCGCATGAACCAAACCGTCGCCCAACCTGATCGTCTTCAGCCTACGGCTTGCACGCTGCTGGCAGCGGTACTGCCAGTTCGCTATGCCATCGGCCCCATTGATCCGCGCCACCCGTCCAGCCTGGACGCTGCCAGCCTGGGCTTGCCCGCTATCGAGGGACTGTTTCCAGATTTGGGGCCGGATCATCCTCAACTGCATGAACGCCCGCTTGGTTATGTGCCACGCATGCTCCGTGATGGCTGGCTGTATGTCTGGGATGGCGGCCTGCAGGAGCTGAACGAATACCGAGTCGAAGCGTCCGTGCTCACACCTACGGCACGTGGCGGCCAGGCACGGGATAAAACCGCCAGACCTTATCTGATGCTGGCAGCCGGTGTTCCGGTTGCCCTGAGCTGGTCGCCAGTGGAGTGGAGTGCTGAAATCTATACAGAGGTCAAGCAACAGGCTGCGCGGCGTGAGCGACTGATGCGCACGATCATCCCTGGCGCTTCGCCTTTCAGCGCCACGATCAAGCCACTGCATGCGCAGATCGGCGATGTGAAGCCGGAGAACTACCGCTGGAGCTGCGCCAGAGAGCCAAAGTATTGGCTGCTGGAAGAGCCACCGCTAAAACCCATGGGCCGTTGCGAGCAACAGCACATCGCCCTGGTTGATGATCCATGGGGCGTGCTACTCGACATTGCCTGCCTACTGCGTGCCCGCAATCAGGCGTTCGACAAACTCAACAAGCACCGCTATGACGAATGGTCGATGGCCGCTGCGGTCAAATCCATCGGCGAGGGCGACCAGGACATACGCCCGCGCCTTGCTTCGATCATCGACGTTGCGCGCGTGCAGCGGGTATTGCAGGAGCAAGAGCGCGAGCAGGCCTCGCTGGATCAGGACCGACGGCGACTCGCCGAGCTGTGGGCGGCCTGGTTCACCACCCTGGGGGGCAGCACACCTGCCGACCTGGAGTCAGCCTGCAACCACTTCGACCTCGGCCAACTCGCCCAGCGCGACATGCTGGAAGCCAGCTTCGCAGCGGCCTGCCTGGGGCCAGCGGCTACGCCGCCTGGCGTCAAGGCGATCGAAGAGGCGATGAGCCTGCAGAGCCCCAGAGGTGACCTCTGGCTGCTGTTGGCCCTGCTCGGAGTGAACAGAAAGATCGAGCCAGGTAACCTCAAGCAACTGCTGCATATTCAGGAAGGCGTCGAAGCCGCTGCCGATGTCAGCGCCGCCGCCGCCAGCCTTTCCCGCGCTACAGCATTGACCCTTGCCCTCAACCTGGGGGCAGAACGGCTGCGGGGTCTTTCCCTCGCAGGCGGTGGCGAGGCCTTGTACGCGGCGCTTTCCCCCATTCTCATGGGCAATCTGCGCTTGAGCCTGGCCCAGCAAATCAACCAACAGGCCTATAACCTGATCACCGCCATGCTGGCTCGCTCCCAGCAACAGTTGGAACTGGTCGAGCTGAGCCCCGCCGATGCTCGCCGCTGGCTGACGGCACAGATGGAACAGGGGCATAACAAAGGACAAGTGCGTAGCCTCAAGAACCGTATCGCACAACTGGAGCGCGAGGAGGCCCGTGCGGCCCGTACGGCGGGCACATCGGCGCCAGCGAAAAGCCCCACTGCCGTTCAGGTCGAGGAAGCCATCCCGCATCTGCGCGTCATCCCCGCTGCGCAGCCTGCGCCCGCACATCCTCAGCCGGGGTATGGCAGCGATGTGCCACACCCGGCGCCGAGCAAGCCGGCAACGGCCTTACCGCCCTTGAGCGGCGAAGAGGCCCAAATGCAACTGCCGCGCAATATCCGTGATTTGCTGGATGAGGCGCCGCTAAAGGCGCTGATTACGGCGGTGGCTATTTGGAACACTGCAAGCACTGTGAGCACATGGAACGACGCAAGGTCAGCGAAGAACTTTATCGCTATCACAAGTGCATCGATGGCAACGCTGACAGCCGGTACAGCAGCGTTGCAACAACTTGCAGACTCCAACTGGGAACATCATGTCGCCCAGGCGAGTCATCTTGATGGCAAAGCCCAAGAGTATTTGGCAAGGGCGCTGGGGCTAGGCGCTGCCGCCATGCTTTTGCAGTCCATCACCGCTGGCATCGACGTGTTCTATTATGGCTGGCATGCGCTGGACGCCTATCGAAACGGGGATCTGGATACGGCGGTTGTCAGCACCAGCCTGGCCGGTGCTCAACTGGGCTACGCCCGTATATCGCTCCAGGCCATGCGTGCCATGCGCGTTGCCCGTAGCGCTGCCCTCGCAGGCGAGGCAGAAGCGCTGGCCACGGGTATTCGCGTGCTCTCCCTGCCACTGCGCCTGAGCCTGGTAGGGCTGACCATCACCATCTTTATCGGGCTGATCTCGCTGATCTACACCGAAGATACGCCGCTGGAACAGTGGCTCAAAAAGACCCGCTTCGGCACGCGCCCGGCGGACTGGTCTGGCGACTTCAACCAGAGCATGCGCGAGTTCTACCGCATCGTCTTGCCGGTCAGCCTCAAGCTCGAACGCTGGAACGACATCAACCCGCGCTCGGGCCTGATCAATGAACTGCGCCTGGTGCTGCGCCTGCCTGGTCAGCGTGAGTACCGGCAAGGCATGGTCAGCTTCGACGGTTATGAGGAGTGGCAACGCTCCACCGGTCTAACGAGCTCTGCCA
The sequence above is drawn from the Pseudomonas sp. Z8(2022) genome and encodes:
- a CDS encoding DUF4123 domain-containing protein; protein product: MIGRGFLLFDGASHKQALAWLCQTFPEHSPRPLLQGTAYEALAELGPILLEADVGSALHDAWSQGREELLNAVWLKSDFALPDLRNALQRRLRIFSPDGREFWLRLADGRPLLNAWRVHTHWPNGFWHGVQQVWLRDHDAPVLAWSNVYPELDTTRPQNTLDAQITLDWPLLEALAQHEPHLQDAPA
- a CDS encoding toxin VasX, whose product is MNQTVAQPDRLQPTACTLLAAVLPVRYAIGPIDPRHPSSLDAASLGLPAIEGLFPDLGPDHPQLHERPLGYVPRMLRDGWLYVWDGGLQELNEYRVEASVLTPTARGGQARDKTARPYLMLAAGVPVALSWSPVEWSAEIYTEVKQQAARRERLMRTIIPGASPFSATIKPLHAQIGDVKPENYRWSCAREPKYWLLEEPPLKPMGRCEQQHIALVDDPWGVLLDIACLLRARNQAFDKLNKHRYDEWSMAAAVKSIGEGDQDIRPRLASIIDVARVQRVLQEQEREQASLDQDRRRLAELWAAWFTTLGGSTPADLESACNHFDLGQLAQRDMLEASFAAACLGPAATPPGVKAIEEAMSLQSPRGDLWLLLALLGVNRKIEPGNLKQLLHIQEGVEAAADVSAAAASLSRATALTLALNLGAERLRGLSLAGGGEALYAALSPILMGNLRLSLAQQINQQAYNLITAMLARSQQQLELVELSPADARRWLTAQMEQGHNKGQVRSLKNRIAQLEREEARAARTAGTSAPAKSPTAVQVEEAIPHLRVIPAAQPAPAHPQPGYGSDVPHPAPSKPATALPPLSGEEAQMQLPRNIRDLLDEAPLKALITAVAIWNTASTVSTWNDARSAKNFIAITSASMATLTAGTAALQQLADSNWEHHVAQASHLDGKAQEYLARALGLGAAAMLLQSITAGIDVFYYGWHALDAYRNGDLDTAVVSTSLAGAQLGYARISLQAMRAMRVARSAALAGEAEALATGIRVLSLPLRLSLVGLTITIFIGLISLIYTEDTPLEQWLKKTRFGTRPADWSGDFNQSMREFYRIVLPVSLKLERWNDINPRSGLINELRLVLRLPGQREYRQGMVSFDGYEEWQRSTGLTSSAKRCIPLVWGEDDPIPLDPDVGSRVQPEADGSVRLRRAYHEDVEDLVAIRGSLTYQPIEGLYLAPIDIDLS